A window from Thunnus albacares chromosome 19, fThuAlb1.1, whole genome shotgun sequence encodes these proteins:
- the LOC122970348 gene encoding adhesive plaque matrix protein-like, which translates to MASCVRLLLLSLLAFGQHAKELSYRGSSGIKPYFELAEDFPRSYKPALASSSYERSALPGGSQGSYGPTETSLESLKPIPAPSAGDYGGSYGRQVNSYSPEGSVSSYRPGLLMAQKPRQTPEQPHYQINPNTNGVLQTKAGMWDLALPQNGDRFESGVVSSYGIEMHSDKPAKPQRSPSYPAKPQPQPQRSPSYPAKPQPQPQRSPSYPAKPQPQPQRSPSYPAKPQPQPQRSPSYPAKPQPQPQRSPSYPAKPQPQPQRSPSYPAKPQPQPQRSPSYPAKPQPQPQRSPSYPAKPQPQPQRSPSYPAKPQPQPQRSPSYPAKPQPQPQRSPSYPAKPQPQPQRSPSYPAKPQPQPQRSPSYPAKPQPQPQRSPSYPAKPQPQPQRSPSYPAKPQPQPQRSPSYPAKPQPQPQRSPSYPAKPQPQPQRSPSYPSKPQPQPQRSPSYPSKPQPQPQRSPSYPSKPQPQPQRSPSYPSKPQPQPQPQPQRSPSYPAKPQPQRSPSYPAKPQPQPSSYGVTQSKAGMWDLALSQEGAKPQLSPSYPAKPQPQLSPSYPAKPQPQLSLSYPAKPRPQPQRSPSYLPQPQRLPSYTAKPQQPPSYGVTQSKAGMWDIALSQEELSYRGSSGIKPYFELAEDFPRSYKPALASSSYERSALPGGSQGSYGPTETTSLESLKPIPAPSAGDYGGSYGRQVNSYSPEGSVSSYRPGLLMAQKPRQTPEQPHYQINPNTNGVLQTKAGMWDLALPQNGDRFESGVVSSYGIEMHSDKPAKPQPQRSLSYPAKPQPQSISKPIYAYSNLVDAADLISNLFLTLLEVSVMFLLPYLGN; encoded by the exons atggCTTCTTGTGTGAG GCTGCTCTTGCTCTCACTGTTAGCCTTTGGGCAGCATGCAAAGG AACTCAGCTATAGAGGCTCAAGTGGCATTAAACCTTACTTTGAACTGGCTGAGGATTTCCCAAGAAGCTACAAACCTGCTTTAGCTTCCTCCAGTTATGAGAGATCTGCACTCCCTGGAGGTTCTCAGGGTAGTTATGGACCCACTGAAACGTCACTCGAGAGCCTGAAACCCATTCCTGCACCTAGTGCTGGAGATTATGGTGGTTCATATGGTAGGCAAGTAAATAGTTACAGTCCAGAGGGAAGTGTTTCTAGTTACAGACCTGGCCTTCTGATGGCTCAAAAACCCAGACAGACCCCTGAGCAGCCACATTATCAAATTAACCCAAATACAAATGGTGTCCTCCAGACCAAAGCTGGCATGTGGGATCTTGCTCTACCACAGAATGGAGACAGGTTTGAGTCTGGAGTTGTTTCAAGTTATGGAATTGAGATGCATTCTGATAAGCCGGCCAAGCCCCAGCGGTCTCCGAGCTACCCGGCCAAACCGCAGCCCCAGCCCCAGCGGTCTCCGAGCTACCCGGCCAAACCGCAGCCCCAGCCCCAGCGGTCTCCGAGCTACCCGGCCAAACCGCAGCCCCAGCCCCAGCGGTCTCCGAGCTACCCGGCCAAACCGCAGCCCCAGCCCCAGCGGTCTCCGAGCTACCCGGCCAAACCGCAGCCCCAGCCCCAGCGGTCTCCGAGCTACCCGGCCAAACCGCAGCCCCAGCCCCAGCGGTCTCCGAGCTACCCGGCCAAACCGCAGCCCCAGCCCCAGCGGTCTCCGAGCTACCCGGCCAAACCGCAGCCCCAGCCCCAGCGGTCTCCGAGCTACCCGGCCAAACCGCAGCCCCAGCCCCAGCGGTCTCCGAGCTACCCGGCCAAACCGCAGCCCCAGCCCCAGCGGTCTCCGAGCTACCCGGCCAAACCGCAGCCCCAGCCCCAGCGGTCTCCGAGCTACCCGGCCAAACCGCAGCCCCAGCCCCAGCGGTCTCCGAGCTACCCGGCCAAACCGCAGCCCCAGCCCCAGCGGTCTCCGAGCTACCCGGCCAAACCGCAGCCCCAGCCCCAGCGGTCTCCGAGCTACCCGGCCAAACCGCAGCCCCAGCCCCAGCGGTCTCCGAGCTACCCGGCCAAACCGCAGCCCCAGCCCCAGCGGTCTCCGAGCTACCCGGCCAAGCCGCAGCCCCAGCCGCAGCGGTCTCCGAGCTACCCGGCCAAGCCGCAGCCCCAGCCGCAGCGGTCTCCGAGCTACCCGTCCAAGCCGCAGCCCCAGCCGCAGCGGTCTCCGAGCTACCCGTCCAAGCCGCAGCCCCAGCCGCAGCGGTCTCCGAGCTACCCGTCCAAGCCGCAGCCCCAGCCGCAGCGGTCTCCGAGCTACCCGTCCAAGCCGCAGCCCCAGCC ccagccccagccccagcGGTCTCCGAGCTACCCGGCCAAGCCCCAGCCCCAGCGGTCTCCGAGCTACCCGGCCAAGCCGCAGCCGCAGCCCTCGAGCTACGGTGTAACCCAAAGCAAAGCTGGCATGTGGGATTTGGCTCTTTCCCAGGAAGGTGCCAAGCCCCAGCTGTCTCCGAGCTACCCGGCCAAGCCCCAGCCCCAGCTGTCTCCGAGCTACCCGGCCAAGCCCCAGCCCCAGCTGTCTCTGAGCTACCCGGCCAAGCCCCGGCCCCAGCCCCAGAGGTCTCCGAGCTACCTGCCCCAGCCCCAGAGGCTTCCGAGCTACACGGCTAAGCCCCAGCAGCCCCCAAGCTATGGTGTAACCCAAAGCAAAGCTGGCATGTGGGATATTGCTCTCTCCCAGGAAG AACTCAGCTACAGAGGCTCAAGTGGCATTAAACCTTACTTTGAACTGGCTGAGGATTTCCCAAGAAGCTACAAACCTGCTTTAGCTTCCTCCAGTTATGAGAGATCTGCACTCCCTGGAGGTTCTCAGGGTAGTTATGGACCCACTGAAACAACGTCACTCGAGAGCCTGAAACCCATTCCTGCACCTAGTGCTGGAGATTATGGTGGTTCATATGGTAGGCAAGTAAATAGTTACAGTCCAGAGGGAAGTGTTTCTAGTTACAGACCTGGCCTTCTGATGGCTCAAAAACCCAGACAGACCCCTGAGCAGCCACATTATCAAATTAACCCAAATACAAATGGTGTCCTCCAGACCAAAGCTGGCATGTGGGATCTTGCTCTACCACAGAATGGAGACAGGTTTGAGTCTGGAGTTGTTTCAAGTTATGGAATTGAGATGCATTCTGATAAGCCGGCCAAGCCGCAGCCGCAGCGGTCTCTGAGCTACCCGGCCAAGCCCCAGCCCCAGAGCATAAGTAAACCGATTTATGCTTATAGCAATTTAGTTGATGCAGCTGACTTAATTTCCAACTTGTTTCTCACCTTGTTGGAAGTTTCTGTGATGTTCCTGCTTCCATATCTGGGTAACTAA